The genomic region AACAGGGCTAAACACTGGATCAAAGCGATCCGTTCACAGTATACATCTGAAATGGTAGAGGATAAAAAGAAACCAAACCTGTCTGGAACATTAACTAAATAAGATTTTTATTTAACAGCTAACATAAATAAAAGGAATTACTTTGCTCCACTTGTTTTTAGATAAAAACAAGAGTAAAAACGGGCTTACACAGTTTAATAATAAAAATTTATGCAACTACATTTCAATGCAGTTTCTGAAGACGGTTTACCGGGGAGGAAGTGGCAAAAATTATTTAATACACACTGGTCAGCCTATAAGACCTGGCTACTTTCCAAAGGAAAAGCTTACGAGCCAGATCTAAAAACATCTCAGGCGGCACTTAAAAAATATATGCCAGAAATGTGGCCAACCTATAAACGTCTTTGCAAACTGGCAAAAGCAGACGATGTAGCGGCACGCTTTTTAACCGGTTTTCAGCCACCGGCTTATATAAGTGCCTGCTCCAATGCAGTACTTTCCGGTGAAGAGATACAACTGGTGCGGAATTATGATTATCATCCAGATCTTATGGAAGGCACACAATTGTTGAGTGCCTGGAATGGTAAAAAAGTAATCGCGACCAGTGACTGCCTTATTGGGGTAGTGGATGGTATGAATGAAGATGGCCTCGCCATTTCACTAACTTTCGGAGGTCGAAAAGAAGTTGGGGTAGGTTTTGGAATTCCATTTATCTTGAGGTATGTGCTTGAATTTTCTAGTAATGTAGAGGAGGCGGTTGCAGCCTTGATCCGTATTCCTTCGCATATGTCTTATAATGTTACCATCGTAGATAAAACGGGAGCTTTTAAGACCGTTCGTCTTGCACCAGACAAAGATGCGGTGGTTACTAACGCCGCCTTTACCACTAATCACCAGGGCGCTGTGGACTGGCCAGAGAATGCGGCTTTCAATAAAACGTTGGAACGATCTGCTTTTTTAGAAAAGATCCTGGCGAAAAAAGGGATAAATGCAACTAAAATTGCAGATGCCTTTCTTAAAAAGCCTTTGTATAACACTCAATTCAAAGAAGGCTTCGGAACCTTATTCACTTCAGTTTACCGCCCTCTTGAAGGAGTTGTAGAAATGCGCTGGCCAGGTATAAAGATCAGTCAGTCGTTTCAGGATTTTCAGGAGCAGTACAAATTGATCGAATTTGATCAGCCTTCTATAAGACCTGAGAAAGTTTCAGCCGATAATCCTATGTACATTCCAGACTCATTATTGAATAATCAGGATGAGGTGAATTGGCAGGAAACGGTCACTGCTGCAATTGCGAATGCTATGGCAACGGCGAATCCAGATTTAGATAAAGAGGAGCTGAAAAATCTTCAGGGAGAATTAATTCATCGCGGAGAGGTATCCTGGGAGGTTCTGGCCGATTTCTGGTCCAGGGTTGGAACAGACTATGGCCGCAGATGGTATAATTAGAGTTTCAATGATCTCATAGATTTTATTTAAACTGCATATATTTTTTACTGCAGTAATACTTTATTGATCAAATCCAGGTTTTGGGGATTCGATGTAGAAGATAAATAGAGCGAAGTATTTTTCAATTCAGATAAGGTTCAATAGCAAGCCTTCAAATACCACATAAACAAATGGAATTTAATAGTGTTAACCCATATAATGGAGATCAGGTAGGTAAATATATTGCACTTACGAGTGATGAGCTGGATGAAGCATTGAACAGAACATCTGAAGCCTTTAAAACCTGGCATAATAAACCTATATCTTATCGTACAGGTTTGATCAAAAAAGCAGGACAGGTACTTCGTGATAATCTTGAGGAATATGCTCAAATAATCACTTCTGAAATGGGAAAACCAATTTCAGAATCACGGGCTGAAGTGAATAAATGTGCCTGGGTTTGCGATTACTATGCAGAAAATGCAGAAACTTTTCTTTCTCCCGAAATCATAAAAACCGATGCTACTCAGAGTTTTGTAAGACATGATCCCATAGGGGCTATCTTTGCTATTATGCCATGGAATTTTCCCTTCTGGCAGGTATTCAGGTTTGCAGCACCAACTTTAACCGCCGGGAATACTGGATTATTGAAACATGCACCAAACGTTTTTGGTTGTGCGGTGAAAATTGAAGAAGTTTTTACGAGAGCGGGATTTCCTGAAGGCGTATTTCAGAATTTGATAGTTCACCACGATCAAACGGAAAAGATCATAGCACATGATGCTGTAAAGGCAGTTACGCTTACGGGAAGTGAGATGGCGGGATCTGCTGTTGCTCAAATAGCCGGGAAATATATTAAAAAAAGTTTGCTGGAACTGGGAGGCAACAACTCCTTTATTGTATTGGAAGATGCTGATATAGATCTTGCGGTAAAGACTGCGGTTTCTGCACGGATGCTTAATTGCGGACAAAGTTGTATTGCGGCAAAACGTTTTATTATGGTTGAATCTATATATGATGAGTTCGTATCTAAATTTACCGATGCCGTAAAGAAACTGAAAACAGGAGATACAAAAGATGGCGCTACCCAGGTTGGTCCTCTTGCAAGAAAGGATCTGGCAGATCAACTTAACCGTCAGGTAAAAGAGTCTGTTTCGCAAGGAGCAAAGTTGCTTGTGGGAGGAAAACAGGATAAGTGTTTTCATGAACCTACGATCCTGGGAAATGTAAAACCTGGAATCACCGCTTTTGAAGAAGAAACCTTCGGGCCTTTAGCTGCGATAATTAAAGCTAAAGATGTAGACGAAGCTTTCGAATTATCTGAAAAGTCAAAATTTGGACTTGGGGTTAGTGTTTTTACAAAAGACACTGCAAAAGCTGTGGAATATGCTTCCCGGGTTTCTGACGGAGCCTTTTTTGTAAATGAATTGGTGAAGTCTGATCCCAGATTACCATTTGGAGGTACAAAACGATCTGGTTACGGACGTGAACTGGCAAAAGATGGAATGATGGAATTTGTGAATAGAAAGGTAGTTTATGTCAAAGCTTAAAAGCTGGAAGTTTAGTGTTAAACTAAATTATTATTTCAGAAATAATACCTCCAAGGGAACTCAGAACTTAATATTGGTCATTGTAGAGAATAGTCGTATTTTTACCGTCAATTTGTAAAAAATCAGTAAAACAGACAATTATGAGTACATATGATGTTGCAGTTATAGGATCAGGACCCGGTGGATATGTAGCCGCCATTCGTTGCGCCCAACTAGGTTTGAAAACTGCAATCATAGAGAAATATTCCACTCTTGGTGGAACCTGTCTTAATGTGGGATGTATCCCAAGTAAGGCACTTTTAGATTCTTCTCATCATTTTCATGATGCGATCACGCATTTTGAAGAGCACGGAATTGAAATTCCTGGTGAAGTAAAACTGAATCTTGAAAAAATGATGGAACGTAAATCTTCTGTGGTAAGTCAGACTTGCGACGGGGTGAAGTTCCTTATGGATAAGAACAAGATCGATGTAATTGAAGGTGTCGGTTCTTTCAAGGATAAGACTCACATCAATATTGAAAAAGATGGTGAGACAAAAACGATCGAAGCGAAAAAAACAATTATCGCAACCGGTTCCAAGCCTGCAAATCTTCCGTTCATTGAACTTGATAAGGAGCGAGTGATCACTTCTA from Gramella sp. MT6 harbors:
- a CDS encoding C45 family peptidase, which translates into the protein MQLHFNAVSEDGLPGRKWQKLFNTHWSAYKTWLLSKGKAYEPDLKTSQAALKKYMPEMWPTYKRLCKLAKADDVAARFLTGFQPPAYISACSNAVLSGEEIQLVRNYDYHPDLMEGTQLLSAWNGKKVIATSDCLIGVVDGMNEDGLAISLTFGGRKEVGVGFGIPFILRYVLEFSSNVEEAVAALIRIPSHMSYNVTIVDKTGAFKTVRLAPDKDAVVTNAAFTTNHQGAVDWPENAAFNKTLERSAFLEKILAKKGINATKIADAFLKKPLYNTQFKEGFGTLFTSVYRPLEGVVEMRWPGIKISQSFQDFQEQYKLIEFDQPSIRPEKVSADNPMYIPDSLLNNQDEVNWQETVTAAIANAMATANPDLDKEELKNLQGELIHRGEVSWEVLADFWSRVGTDYGRRWYN
- a CDS encoding NAD-dependent succinate-semialdehyde dehydrogenase, with protein sequence MEFNSVNPYNGDQVGKYIALTSDELDEALNRTSEAFKTWHNKPISYRTGLIKKAGQVLRDNLEEYAQIITSEMGKPISESRAEVNKCAWVCDYYAENAETFLSPEIIKTDATQSFVRHDPIGAIFAIMPWNFPFWQVFRFAAPTLTAGNTGLLKHAPNVFGCAVKIEEVFTRAGFPEGVFQNLIVHHDQTEKIIAHDAVKAVTLTGSEMAGSAVAQIAGKYIKKSLLELGGNNSFIVLEDADIDLAVKTAVSARMLNCGQSCIAAKRFIMVESIYDEFVSKFTDAVKKLKTGDTKDGATQVGPLARKDLADQLNRQVKESVSQGAKLLVGGKQDKCFHEPTILGNVKPGITAFEEETFGPLAAIIKAKDVDEAFELSEKSKFGLGVSVFTKDTAKAVEYASRVSDGAFFVNELVKSDPRLPFGGTKRSGYGRELAKDGMMEFVNRKVVYVKA